One segment of Desulfovermiculus halophilus DSM 18834 DNA contains the following:
- the cpaB gene encoding Flp pilus assembly protein CpaB, whose translation MGKLKALIPVVLALVIAVGGSALIYQYMQQQSTPQHAEKMENDKITTVPVVVSTTDLAWGTELTKEMVKTVSFLQGSLPAGYHSATEDLVGRILISQLSANEPITEGRLAPEDVTSGGVSAVLESGMRAIAVPGNKVSGISGFIRPGNQVDVLVTMKDPDSEEDVTKLVLEKIPVLATGTQIQEGKNGEPSPVDVYTLKVKPEEAEKLTLASSRGKLQFALRNIKDQDTVLTEGANIADTLDSLKVIKPKPVAKANPRRIAPRQAYTVEVINGENRDTKRF comes from the coding sequence ATGGGCAAGCTCAAGGCACTCATCCCAGTCGTACTGGCCCTGGTAATTGCTGTTGGCGGCAGTGCGCTCATCTACCAGTACATGCAGCAGCAGAGCACTCCTCAGCATGCGGAGAAGATGGAGAATGACAAAATAACCACTGTCCCGGTTGTTGTGTCCACCACCGACCTGGCCTGGGGCACGGAGCTGACCAAGGAGATGGTCAAAACAGTGTCCTTTCTGCAGGGCAGTCTGCCGGCGGGGTATCATTCCGCGACCGAAGACCTGGTGGGACGCATCCTCATCTCCCAGCTGTCGGCCAATGAACCGATCACTGAAGGCCGGCTGGCGCCTGAGGATGTCACCTCCGGTGGGGTGTCCGCGGTTCTGGAGAGCGGGATGCGGGCCATCGCTGTGCCCGGGAACAAGGTGTCCGGAATTTCCGGGTTCATTCGGCCGGGCAATCAGGTGGATGTCCTGGTGACCATGAAAGATCCGGACTCTGAGGAGGACGTGACCAAGCTGGTTTTGGAGAAGATCCCGGTGCTGGCCACTGGAACCCAGATTCAGGAAGGAAAAAATGGCGAACCTTCGCCGGTAGATGTGTACACCTTAAAAGTAAAGCCGGAAGAAGCGGAAAAGCTGACCCTGGCCTCTTCCAGGGGCAAGCTGCAGTTCGCCCTGCGCAATATCAAGGACCAGGACACTGTACTGACTGAAGGTGCAAATATTGCCGATACATTGGACTCGCTCAAAGTCATCAAGCCCAAACCGGTGGCCAAGGCCAATCCCCGCCGGATAGCCCCCCGGCAGGCATACACAGTGGAAGTGATCAATGGGGAAAACCGGGATACGAAGAGGTTTTAA
- a CDS encoding MTH1187 family thiamine-binding protein, producing the protein MSVIAELSIFPLDKGVSLSPYVARAVSIVQQSGLSHDFGPMGTCIEGEWDEVMQVVSSCFKDLAQDCSRISMSLKVDYVQDRTGRLQSKIASVQEKLT; encoded by the coding sequence ATGAGTGTCATAGCCGAGCTGTCCATTTTCCCCCTGGACAAGGGAGTAAGCCTGAGCCCCTACGTGGCCCGGGCGGTCAGCATTGTGCAGCAAAGCGGCCTGTCCCACGATTTCGGGCCCATGGGCACCTGCATCGAAGGGGAATGGGATGAGGTCATGCAGGTTGTTTCCAGCTGCTTTAAGGACCTGGCCCAGGACTGCTCCCGAATATCCATGAGCCTGAAAGTGGATTATGTCCAGGACAGGACCGGACGGCTGCAAAGCAAGATCGCATCTGTGCAGGAGAAGCTGACATGA
- a CDS encoding TVP38/TMEM64 family protein, with product MMHLQPSTGAHTMTSGKKFVLILTAISALIAAFILLQQGQAPIEALYAFLRHDIHPGLYILLMVFLPVFGFPMSPFLVLSGIKFGTAWGLGISLLIMPVHLVMCYLISKTFFRSMILMIMHSRGHNPPGFLTARPGKLMFLFLILPGPPYVMKNYILALTGLPFLSYIGLSWVVQGALAMPVVVLGGAASQQRWGLFTAVLILLILGSMGMHWYRKRVKNT from the coding sequence ATGATGCATCTGCAACCTTCAACCGGAGCGCATACAATGACCTCCGGCAAAAAATTCGTGCTCATCCTGACCGCAATCTCGGCCCTGATTGCCGCTTTCATTCTATTGCAGCAAGGCCAGGCGCCCATAGAAGCCCTGTACGCTTTTTTGCGCCACGACATCCACCCCGGTCTGTATATTCTGCTCATGGTTTTTCTTCCGGTTTTCGGTTTTCCCATGAGCCCCTTTCTTGTCCTCTCCGGGATCAAGTTCGGTACAGCATGGGGCCTGGGGATCAGCCTGCTGATCATGCCCGTGCATCTGGTAATGTGCTACCTGATCAGCAAGACGTTTTTCCGCAGCATGATCCTAATGATCATGCACAGCAGGGGACACAATCCGCCAGGCTTCCTGACCGCCAGGCCGGGAAAGCTCATGTTTCTTTTCCTCATACTCCCGGGTCCCCCATATGTAATGAAGAACTACATCCTGGCTTTGACCGGCCTGCCTTTCCTGTCATATATTGGTCTGTCCTGGGTGGTGCAGGGAGCCCTGGCCATGCCGGTGGTGGTTCTGGGCGGCGCGGCCTCTCAGCAGCGCTGGGGACTTTTCACTGCGGTGCTGATCCTGCTGATCCTCGGCTCCATGGGCATGCACTGGTACAGGAAAAGAGTCAAAAACACGTAA
- a CDS encoding type II and III secretion system protein family protein, with amino-acid sequence MGSSAHHTVRCFKFTQVVIVLAGMALLLSLAGSGQAAGKLQQMLSEPETLELTAGRTMVLRSDQRVSRVYVTNPEVAKANVFSPREIVLTGVRAGSTTLNVWHNKETISLYTLDVSFDLSRLKQKLNSMFPEEQELRVSAAHETITLAGRVSSAEVLDEILAVAASYAAEDKITNLVAVGGVHQVMLEVRVAEMSRSLFNKFGINLQYVTAGDHDNFVGQTLYSASNFGETGLDGFLGRLFLSEGRESLTGVIDILKAEGLVHVLAEPNLIALSGQTAEFLAGGEFPVPEDSGDDGIDIEWKEFGVNLAFTPRVLSGNKINLTMSPEVSELDYSSGIELAGIRVPGLTTRRATTTVELSDGQSFAIAGLLQNNIQDSLEKTPWLGDIPVLGNLFKSKSYQKKETELVIIATPHLVQPLDMADQTLPTDFYREPSDAEFYILGAMQGRKPKHTDMFGRFDGEFGHVLPE; translated from the coding sequence ATGGGATCTTCTGCACATCATACGGTACGTTGCTTCAAATTTACGCAGGTGGTCATTGTGCTGGCTGGCATGGCCTTGCTCTTAAGCCTGGCCGGGTCCGGTCAGGCGGCAGGCAAGCTGCAGCAGATGCTCAGCGAACCGGAGACATTGGAGCTCACGGCTGGGCGGACCATGGTTTTGCGCAGCGATCAGCGGGTGAGCCGGGTGTATGTGACCAATCCGGAGGTGGCCAAGGCAAATGTCTTTTCTCCCCGGGAGATCGTGCTCACTGGAGTCAGAGCCGGGTCCACGACCTTGAACGTGTGGCACAACAAGGAAACCATCTCCTTGTACACCTTGGATGTGTCCTTTGACCTCAGCCGGCTGAAGCAGAAGCTGAACAGCATGTTCCCGGAAGAACAGGAGCTCCGGGTCAGCGCGGCCCACGAGACCATCACCCTGGCCGGGCGGGTGTCCAGCGCGGAGGTGTTGGACGAGATTTTGGCTGTAGCCGCATCTTATGCGGCTGAAGACAAGATCACCAACCTGGTTGCGGTGGGCGGCGTGCATCAGGTCATGCTGGAAGTCCGGGTGGCGGAGATGAGCAGGAGCCTGTTCAATAAATTCGGGATTAATCTCCAGTATGTGACTGCCGGTGATCATGACAACTTTGTGGGCCAGACCTTATACAGCGCATCGAACTTTGGTGAAACCGGTCTGGACGGTTTCCTGGGCCGGCTCTTTCTGTCCGAAGGCCGGGAGAGTCTGACCGGTGTTATCGACATATTAAAGGCTGAAGGCCTGGTGCATGTTCTTGCAGAACCAAACCTGATTGCCTTGAGCGGACAGACTGCAGAATTTCTGGCCGGCGGGGAGTTTCCGGTGCCGGAGGATTCGGGTGATGACGGGATTGATATTGAGTGGAAGGAGTTCGGAGTGAATCTGGCCTTCACTCCCCGGGTCCTGTCCGGAAACAAGATCAACCTGACCATGAGCCCTGAAGTGTCCGAGCTGGATTATTCTTCTGGAATAGAGCTTGCCGGCATCCGGGTGCCCGGACTGACCACCAGGCGGGCGACAACCACAGTGGAGCTGAGTGACGGTCAGAGCTTTGCCATCGCCGGGCTGCTGCAGAACAATATTCAGGATTCGCTGGAGAAGACGCCGTGGCTCGGAGACATTCCGGTGCTTGGAAATCTGTTCAAGAGCAAATCGTACCAGAAGAAAGAGACCGAGCTGGTGATAATTGCCACCCCCCATCTGGTTCAGCCTCTGGACATGGCCGACCAGACCCTGCCCACTGACTTCTACCGCGAGCCAAGCGATGCCGAGTTCTACATCCTGGGGGCCATGCAGGGCAGAAAGCCGAAACATACAGATATGTTCGGCCGGTTTGACGGGGAGTTCGGTCATGTCTTGCCGGAGTAA
- a CDS encoding Flp family type IVb pilin has translation MMNALKRFWNDEEGVTMIEYTLIAALISIAAVVIIGSTGDAINSLFTSVESEISGATTTESQ, from the coding sequence ATGATGAACGCACTGAAGAGATTTTGGAATGATGAGGAAGGGGTGACCATGATTGAGTACACTCTTATTGCGGCACTTATATCCATTGCCGCTGTTGTTATTATTGGCAGCACTGGAGATGCAATAAATTCATTATTCACTTCAGTTGAAAGTGAAATTTCCGGAGCAACGACAACTGAAAGTCAATAA
- a CDS encoding TadE/TadG family type IV pilus assembly protein, producing MAMKTNIMSTTDVFFSGFCFQCSKKERGGVLVEFAIVLPLLLIILFGTIEFGLLMYNKHVLTNAAREGARYGVVVKANNYLDSDVIGRVKDYSGEHLITFGNDKTIDDPIVIAVDSNNNEISISDACFGDSLIVDFSYTYTFLALPALLPAEWETININSRAKMRYEKGCSYKN from the coding sequence ATGGCCATGAAAACAAATATCATGTCAACAACAGATGTATTCTTTTCTGGTTTTTGCTTTCAGTGTAGCAAAAAAGAAAGAGGAGGCGTGTTAGTAGAATTTGCTATTGTATTACCTTTGCTATTAATTATTCTATTTGGAACAATAGAATTTGGATTACTTATGTATAACAAACATGTATTAACTAATGCAGCTAGAGAAGGTGCACGCTATGGAGTTGTTGTAAAAGCAAATAATTATTTGGATTCAGATGTCATAGGTCGTGTAAAAGACTATTCAGGAGAGCATTTAATAACCTTTGGAAATGACAAAACAATTGATGACCCAATTGTTATTGCTGTTGATTCAAATAATAATGAAATATCGATTTCTGATGCTTGTTTTGGTGATAGCCTTATTGTTGATTTCTCATATACTTATACATTTTTAGCTCTACCTGCTTTGTTGCCTGCAGAATGGGAAACAATAAATATAAATTCCAGAGCAAAAATGCGTTATGAAAAAGGCTGTTCTTATAAGAATTAA
- a CDS encoding helix-turn-helix domain-containing protein yields the protein MSNEQKNLSELMKEYGIKQKSIAKMAKVSPAAVSLVVNGKSKSGRIEGIIMEEVAKKRQELEKAQ from the coding sequence ATGAGCAATGAGCAAAAAAATCTGAGTGAATTGATGAAAGAATACGGCATCAAGCAGAAGTCTATCGCCAAGATGGCCAAGGTCTCGCCGGCCGCAGTTTCCTTGGTGGTCAACGGCAAATCCAAGTCCGGACGGATAGAAGGGATTATCATGGAGGAGGTAGCCAAGAAAAGGCAGGAGCTGGAAAAGGCACAGTAG
- a CDS encoding pilus assembly protein TadG-related protein, producing MLKNILTEYRNENQKGAVLIWVAVAMIALLGFAALAVDVGFLMAARNESQNAADAAALAGASELGRMYYDNGISYDTSWDSQIINVSDSTGKQNNVFGEESTIDTIQIGCWDGTDFEPKFNDTCPNGQFPNAVHVKSSGNNSSFFGKILDIEQLNSAAHAIASLSAKSYWEPGEVTVPIGISKYWFDPSNIHQGADGGTFCGGNIGFSPTGTIDGCAGFTATFDDSNSQSPSGLRKLFDKILNDEDISPEIYSGVTKFGMWGGEPGAVLIQPAQTDFEEVFDYMKTRDEDGDDTTWSATVFVYDWNNCDNPNKPIPIIGVTDIVIEKVEEHDIIAKVSCVAKDFRGEAGQWFGIYGTIPGLVE from the coding sequence ATGTTAAAGAATATCCTCACAGAATATAGGAACGAAAATCAAAAAGGTGCTGTGTTGATTTGGGTAGCTGTTGCAATGATTGCGTTGCTTGGGTTTGCGGCACTTGCAGTTGATGTTGGATTCCTTATGGCAGCTCGAAATGAATCCCAAAATGCTGCAGATGCTGCGGCATTAGCCGGGGCTAGTGAACTTGGGCGTATGTATTATGATAATGGAATAAGTTACGATACCTCATGGGATAGTCAGATAATAAATGTCTCTGACAGCACAGGAAAACAAAACAATGTATTTGGAGAAGAAAGCACTATAGATACGATTCAGATAGGTTGTTGGGATGGAACTGATTTTGAACCAAAATTTAATGATACATGTCCTAATGGTCAATTCCCAAATGCTGTGCACGTTAAATCTTCAGGAAATAATAGTTCATTTTTTGGAAAAATTTTGGACATAGAACAACTGAATTCAGCCGCACATGCTATAGCATCTCTTTCAGCAAAATCGTATTGGGAGCCTGGAGAGGTCACTGTACCGATCGGTATATCAAAATATTGGTTTGACCCTTCTAATATACATCAGGGTGCTGATGGAGGAACTTTTTGTGGAGGAAACATAGGTTTTTCTCCAACTGGAACGATTGACGGATGTGCAGGTTTCACTGCTACGTTTGATGACTCAAATAGTCAATCTCCTTCCGGGTTAAGAAAGTTGTTTGATAAAATACTTAATGATGAAGATATATCACCTGAAATATATTCTGGCGTAACAAAATTCGGAATGTGGGGTGGGGAGCCAGGAGCAGTATTAATTCAGCCAGCTCAAACAGATTTTGAGGAAGTTTTTGATTACATGAAAACAAGGGATGAAGATGGTGACGATACAACATGGTCAGCAACTGTATTTGTTTACGACTGGAATAATTGTGATAATCCAAATAAGCCCATTCCAATTATAGGTGTTACTGATATAGTAATTGAAAAAGTTGAAGAACATGACATAATTGCAAAAGTCAGCTGTGTTGCAAAGGATTTTCGCGGTGAAGCTGGTCAATGGTTTGGAATTTACGGAACAATTCCTGGACTTGTAGAATAA
- a CDS encoding A24 family peptidase yields MVLIIHILYIVIMIIISIFDYIYYRIPNIIVILLISISLISMIVLHGTYGIMLCFLGIALGMSFLLIPYILGGMAAGDVKLMGAVGAALGPSGVIVAFLYSAIAGGVYALILMLIGRAGDFPKRLGNTLTTLYYTRQFIYDKPQRPEQQVKLCYGVAIAAGSILYIVLDMTGTGQLVQF; encoded by the coding sequence ATGGTTTTGATTATTCATATATTATATATTGTTATAATGATAATTATATCGATATTTGATTATATTTATTATAGAATACCAAACATCATTGTAATTTTGTTAATTTCAATTTCATTGATAAGTATGATTGTTTTACATGGAACTTATGGCATAATGTTGTGTTTTTTGGGGATAGCTCTAGGTATGTCCTTTCTGCTTATTCCCTATATTTTAGGCGGCATGGCAGCCGGTGACGTCAAGCTTATGGGCGCTGTAGGGGCAGCCCTGGGACCATCAGGGGTGATTGTGGCTTTTTTGTATTCGGCCATTGCCGGAGGGGTTTATGCCCTGATTCTCATGCTCATCGGACGGGCCGGGGATTTTCCCAAGAGATTGGGGAATACGCTGACCACCTTGTATTACACCAGGCAGTTTATTTACGACAAGCCGCAACGGCCGGAGCAGCAGGTCAAGCTGTGCTACGGGGTGGCCATCGCGGCTGGAAGTATCCTGTATATTGTTTTGGATATGACCGGGACGGGGCAGTTGGTGCAATTTTGA
- a CDS encoding TadE/TadG family type IV pilus assembly protein, giving the protein MNISKIFIRHGRCHQKRNMDSQRGVAMVEFAIVLPLLLILMFGLIEFGLVLYNKQVITNASREGARYGISSEDGIRISENKIRNIIIDYVDTHMITFGTDEIGDELGDIIITPNPQTETTKNNYYDTYKNLICTVNYEYGFIAAGLLLSDINLSATTVMKFEKIPES; this is encoded by the coding sequence ATGAATATCAGCAAGATTTTTATCCGCCATGGCCGATGCCATCAGAAACGAAATATGGACAGCCAACGCGGTGTGGCCATGGTTGAGTTTGCTATTGTTTTACCTCTCTTGCTTATCCTTATGTTTGGGCTCATAGAGTTTGGTCTGGTCCTCTACAATAAACAAGTTATTACCAACGCCAGTCGGGAAGGGGCGAGGTATGGGATATCATCAGAAGATGGAATAAGAATATCAGAAAATAAAATTAGAAATATTATTATTGATTATGTTGACACTCATATGATTACTTTCGGTACAGATGAGATAGGAGATGAATTAGGGGATATAATAATCACACCAAATCCGCAAACTGAAACAACTAAAAATAATTATTATGATACCTATAAAAATCTGATTTGCACAGTTAATTATGAGTATGGGTTTATTGCAGCCGGATTGTTACTGTCTGATATTAATTTGAGTGCGACAACAGTTATGAAATTTGAAAAAATCCCAGAGAGTTGA